Genomic DNA from Cloeon dipterum chromosome 3, ieCloDipt1.1, whole genome shotgun sequence:
AAATAGCAAAACCAtagatacaaaaaaaaacttgaaattttaagagcaATTAAACGTAACAAAGATTTGTTAAATATggaacaaaattaagttttaagcTAGTCACaactgtttgaattttaaaaactcattttaaatgaattaattttaattttgaatgtatAACGATCCAATTTATtggttaatattatttgttacaGTTAAGGAACACTGTCTTTTTGCTATTCTTACCTGGAGGTTAGGCCACCTGCGAAACACCTGCTGCCAAACGTTTCTCCTTTCAGCGGGCAGAGCGCGCTTTGATCAGGCCTAAACGCAATTTTCTATATTCTCGGTTAAAAGACGATTAAAAACagtgagagagcgagtgtTTAAGATGTTATGTGACCAATCCATTTTATTAGATCCACTTGTTATAAATCCATTCGATAATACACAGCAAGAGACAAAGAGTTGAGTGAGTACACTTGCGAGAAATGGCGATGTTTGAACAAACCAGTACAGAAAAAAGAACGAGCAAGtttcagagaaaaataaatattcttttttcgTTTTGAGATACCTCAGAGCGCGCATTTATTGGAGTAAAAAATTGTCGGTACATTTTTTGCGAAGAGAAAGATCGATCGCGGCAAGGAGGggacaagaagaagaagaagaaaaatatgataaagCGGAAAACAGCCAGCTATAAAGATAGATCcgaggaaaagaaagaaaaatgtgaaGAAGAATAATAAGAATATTTGCGATCGGTGCAGACTCTTAGAAGCGCATTGTGGCTCTTCGGTTGACGGACCTGAAAAGAAgattataaaattagtttgtATTTATTGGAAATCTCGGCTGGAAGGTTTTAAAacttcttttgattttttatctacttttattaaaattaatcaaagctaaaaaccaataaatttgttaatacaCCCCAACAGATTGTTAAATCATTATTCTACTCAATACTTTAGTTTGCTAATTATcgtataattttgttttaaaatactgGGTAGAAAATGGTGCAAAAGTAGTAGAGCCAATTTAATTCCTTCGcggttttaattcaaatatcacACAAAACACGTTTTTCTGTTTCtagttttaattgttgtcGTTGTTGTTTCCGTAGTTTTCAGATTCCCCAAGTGTCCAATTGTCCATATATAAATGTTTATGCGTTTTTTAAAAGGACGTAATAGGcggaatttaaaatcatgtccaaaaaatatgaatgttattcaaaaaaagataaataatagtaaaaatgtttgaaactcaatttttcaGACATTATACTATAACTTTCAATATCTTCCAACAGATAGCATGACGGTTATATTACGATTTTCACTACGAATTCAACTATTTTTAgctttcgaaatttttatcgAGGTTTCAACCACGTTTGGCTGAacctattttgattttctgcaAGTCAAAAAGcgtaaatttcaatgaatatgccaaaaaatttaaatgactgGAAGCGCTATCTTGTTGTTAGCTTTGAAGACTTGTTAgctattgaaatttattggaaaattgacaattttttagattaaactCTTCTAAATCGCATTCTGGCCTCctaaagataatttatttgctgtgCTTGAAACACAAATCTGTTCAGCTAATCAACAAAAActcttttctttaaatatcaGCCGTGATTGCTTgcacaaattttggttttaaatacaacaaaataaaatctcatttgCAGGTCTAAAACGCAAACTATAGTTAAAAATGTGATCAAAGGTTATTGTCAGCGCTACCAAGTGGCAGCTCCGGATACTAATTAATGGCAACAGGATTTAACTGAAATGGTATGGAGGATAGCCATGAGACGTGTTTTAGGTCTCTAACTGTTCTAAACAAACATCTTAGACACGATTTTGTGAATTTCCACCTGGTCCTTTGACATTTTAGTAAAACTCCGGATTGGAAGCAGAGGAGAGATTAGAAAGCTGCTTggaagaagaaagaaaataaaagagaaattgatcGGGCCTGTGCTGAGCCACCCCCTCCGTCTGCAGATGCGCCTGGCTTGTCTAGCGGCTGGTTTTCGGGGCTTACCTGCAGGTGTTAGCGGAGGAGGGCGGCGCTCACAGATAGGTGCCCGAATGCCGCCTGTTGACGTACTCTCGCGTGTGGTAGTAGTAGGCTTGGTTGCTGGAACGGATGGTTTGGAGCAGGTCCGAGTCCTTGGCCGTGTCCCTGGCCGAGCGGATGCGCTCTGGGTAGGTGCGCAGGGCGCGCTCGGCCCAGGTCTGCGGCCGCGGAAGGTCGAGCGCCTGGCCGCGTTGCCTGCCGTCCAGGTACTTGATCACGTCGTCGTAGTAGCTGTGGCGGTAGTCGTACAGGTAGCTGTAGTTCAGGTTGCGCTTCCTGTTGAAGTACTTGCACAGGATCGGCCTGTTGGGGTCGTGGCGCTTCGGTGCAGGTGGCGCATCCTCGGCGGCAACCTCGCCCTCGGCCGCCGCGGCGACCTCACCTTCGAGAGCCGGAGCACCCTCGGCACCCTCTGCCGGCGCGGCAGGGGTTTCCACTGCGGGCGTCTCTTCTACGTCTCCCCAGGGATCTGCTTCATCATCCATGGCTTCTAAGGAACACAATgacgaaaatatattttgtttaaatatcttttaatgAAGTTGACTGTCAAATTAGGCTTCAGGAAAGAGATGGTAggatagaatttaaatttacacgaatgaaatagtaatttaaatcCAGTCACTGTAgcttatttttacttaaaatgatTGGTTTTGATgagttgaaaattgaaaactaaaatttgtccagccaatcgccgtagagagtaaagttttttgttttgaaatttttgtttttcacatttttgcgGTGATTGGCTGGGttgatttttggtttaaataaagttattttaagtgaaaattacacagaggcaggattgagtctaaaatcacTTCGGAAGTGCcttgaaattgaaagtaacCACCGGCTACTAAAAACTaagatttttctcaaataaatggtGAATTATGTCTAAAAATTGGAGGTTAGTTGAGtgaaatttaaggaaaaaattaactcattaTTCTGAGGCCTTGtaaatcttcaaattaaaattgatgctGCAGGATTAACAGCAAAGAATTTGTAATCGGCGATTTAAAtagatcatttttaattctaggGAACAAAATCATATGCTAGAgggcgaaaataatttaaatatttgaataaaaatatttaaatatcacggatttatacatttttgtttgctttgataaaatttagagTTTTTTCTGCTCCAAACAATCGGTCTTTGCCTGTTTTTAAgtggcaatatttaaaaattatgttttcattattttatcgTTCATGTATTGGTGTTGGTTACTGTGAAGATATGGATTTCACGCATCGATTAAAGCTTTTCCCTTAAAGATCTGAGGCTTCAAAAGATTAAGAAATGACTGGTATAAATGGTTAAGTAATCTAAAAAAGTCAAGTACAAAATCGTGATTCGTAAACAACATGATTTTTTACGTGAGTTAAcctaaataattaacaaattttgtgaaGGTTAAATatagtcaattttttcctctttcaaaAATGGGTTTgagccaaattaatttgaaaaagaatcattaatttcgtaattttcaaaggtaaaatttttagaaagtaaCATCAAATTATGTCTGAAAAcacatcaaaattttgagcagcaaaaataacACACAGAGGGATCACCCTTaatagaaatatttcattttctctcagcatataattattattttttaaaaaatcgggTTGTCTCATTTGATTTCTAGTTATTGcagaatcaaataaaataaagacaaATGGTAAGTAATCCTAAATAGATTGCTGGTTTTTCTGTGAGTGGTTTTATCTACATGggcattttgttttaagcaaattaaattgcatcatttaatctttaaaattcttaataattatttaattttactaaatctGTAAGGCAAAATGGTCCTAAATTTGCGCCATTCAATTAGAGTTGCTTGCACTACTtatataatcaatttattaaatttttaacggtTGTTTGACTGTCTAATagtcaaatttcaattagagTTAGAATTTTTCTCGATGATATATATTGCCTTAAAAGGGAAAACCAGTATACGAAAACACTTTTAGCTGTTATTAATCCAATTACCAACAggatatttttatactttttaataGCAATTCTTTGTTCTTATACGTGAATGATGATAATTATTACTTctgctatttatattttaaatttagaatgtgaatttattaaaaaaataataatttgttaattaatacttttattgagtaaatatttaaaagtgctaaaatgctttaattttttaattgagttattTAAGCAGTtaagtttcaaattataaaatatgctGCTGAAGAGAGAGTGCACGCGTCGCAAGCGGAACGGAGCTGACACTCGGCAGAAAATGGTTTGTCAGATATTAATCGTGCTGCTGGCCGCGGTCCAAGCGAAAACTTATCAACTCGCGAGTTTGGCTTCATTAGCGTCGAAATTTCCATCTGATCATGCCGAGCGAAAGCACAACTGACACCCGTGTACGTGCAAAACTTTGTACCgagagtaattattattatttcgagaAGAAGATTTAGCAGCGCGGCGATCGGCAATGCGCGGTGGCACGCTAATTGGCGCGCGGCGTCCGCCTTTTGTGCCGCTGCCAACGGATGGAATTAATCTGAAGCGAGGAAATATTGGTCTCAATTTTTTGATCGAGccgaagaaagagagaagaaa
This window encodes:
- the fln gene encoding flightin isoform X2, which gives rise to MDDEADPWGDVEETPAVETPAAPAEGAEGAPALEGEVAAAAEGEVAAEDAPPAPKRHDPNRPILCKYFNRKRNLNYSYLYDYRHSYYDDVIKYLDGRQRGQALDLPRPQTWAERALRTYPERIRSARDTAKDSDLLQTIRSSNQAYYYHTRESVNRRATMRF
- the fln gene encoding flightin isoform X1: MDDEADPWGDVEETPAVETPAAPAEGAEGAPALEGEVAAAAEGEVAAEDAPPAPKRHDPNRPILCKYFNRKRNLNYSYLYDYRHSYYDDVIKYLDGRQRGQALDLPRPQTWAERALRTYPERIRSARDTAKDSDLLQTIRSSNQAYYYHTREYVNRRHSGTYL